The Pirellulales bacterium genome has a segment encoding these proteins:
- a CDS encoding DUF1501 domain-containing protein gives MLTSSRIESFAPQQTIDLQCEPPITDSAAHTEFTASRREFLHRAGGGIGLLALADMLQSNKLVADDRSAAAANSSFPSHLSPLAPRPAPLPVRARSVIWCFIDGGPSHLDLFDPKPELVKLSGQPLPASFARPMTAMGKTANTPLLASRRTFKQHGQSGIWVSDWYSEIASCVDDIAVIRSCWADGLTHVSSVGQMNTGTIFAGRPCLGSWALYGLGSECDNLPGFVVLADYPDDPPGGNRQWSTGFMPATYQGTKFRSGKVPVLHVAPPEGYADNRQRRVLQFVQQLNRHHQLPRGDDSNLEARIASLELAYRMQSAAPEATDLASESADTIALYGIDQKETESNGRNCLLARRLVERGVRFVQLYMGSGSKWDAHSDVEGNHSQYCKETDRPIAGLLRDLKQRGLLDSTLVIWGGEFGRTPMSESGSGRDHNPYGFTLWMAGGGVKGGVTYGATDEIGLYAVENKAHIHDIHATILALMGLDHEQLTFRNNGRDERLTVTSGEVIRNIFA, from the coding sequence ATGTTGACTAGCTCAAGAATTGAATCTTTCGCTCCGCAACAGACAATCGATTTGCAGTGCGAGCCACCCATTACGGATTCGGCCGCACACACCGAATTCACTGCTTCACGCCGCGAATTTCTGCACCGCGCCGGCGGAGGTATTGGATTACTCGCGCTGGCTGACATGCTGCAAAGCAACAAGCTGGTTGCCGACGACCGGAGTGCTGCGGCGGCCAATTCCTCGTTTCCCAGCCACCTTTCTCCGCTAGCCCCCCGACCCGCTCCACTTCCGGTTAGAGCGCGCTCCGTCATCTGGTGCTTTATCGACGGCGGTCCAAGCCATTTGGACTTGTTCGATCCCAAGCCAGAACTTGTCAAACTTTCAGGCCAACCGCTTCCGGCAAGTTTTGCCCGCCCGATGACAGCCATGGGAAAAACGGCCAATACGCCACTCTTGGCGAGCCGTCGAACGTTCAAGCAGCATGGCCAATCGGGAATTTGGGTCAGTGACTGGTATTCTGAAATCGCGTCCTGCGTCGATGACATTGCCGTCATCCGCTCGTGCTGGGCCGACGGCCTGACGCATGTCAGCAGCGTCGGCCAGATGAATACGGGCACGATCTTCGCCGGCCGCCCCTGCTTAGGCTCGTGGGCGCTCTACGGCCTGGGGAGCGAGTGCGACAATCTCCCCGGTTTCGTCGTGTTGGCCGACTATCCAGATGATCCGCCCGGCGGCAATCGCCAATGGAGCACGGGCTTTATGCCCGCGACATATCAGGGCACCAAATTCCGCAGCGGTAAAGTACCGGTGCTCCATGTCGCACCACCCGAAGGCTATGCGGACAATCGCCAACGCCGCGTGCTCCAATTCGTGCAACAATTGAACCGGCACCACCAACTTCCGCGCGGCGACGACTCGAACCTGGAAGCGCGAATCGCATCGCTGGAGTTGGCTTATCGAATGCAATCGGCTGCTCCTGAAGCAACCGATCTGGCGTCTGAATCGGCCGATACGATCGCGCTCTACGGGATCGATCAAAAAGAAACCGAGTCGAACGGTCGCAATTGCTTGCTGGCTCGCCGGTTGGTTGAACGCGGGGTTCGCTTTGTTCAGCTCTACATGGGTTCGGGCAGCAAGTGGGACGCCCACTCCGACGTTGAAGGCAATCATTCGCAGTATTGCAAAGAAACGGATCGCCCCATCGCAGGGCTGCTTCGCGACTTGAAGCAGCGCGGCCTACTCGATAGCACGTTGGTGATATGGGGAGGTGAATTCGGTCGCACTCCCATGAGCGAAAGCGGCTCCGGCCGCGACCACAACCCCTACGGTTTTACCCTCTGGATGGCCGGTGGCGGTGTGAAGGGTGGTGTGACTTATGGCGCAACCGACGAAATCGGTCTGTACGCTGTCGAAAACAAGGCTCACATCCACGACATCCACGCGACAATTCTGGCGCTCATGGGCCTCGACCACGAACAGCTTACTTTTCGCAACAACGGTCGAGACGAGCGGCTGACAGTCACCAGCGGCGAAGTCATCCGTAATATCTTTGCCTAA
- a CDS encoding class I mannose-6-phosphate isomerase, with protein sequence MPILYPLRFEPIFRRYLWGGRKLATVLNKPIGPESCAESWEIVDRPNDQSRVSIGPLAGKTLGEIVRDHGEALLGRHHPQTQFPLLLKFLDCEKTLSVQVHPSDEQAARLTPPDHGKTEAWIVVSAESDTLIYAGLKRGFDRGALERELNRGTCDLCLHRFEPSRGDCIFLQAGTVHALGAGLLMLEIQQNSDATLRIFDWNRLGPDGKSRPLHIAQALEVIDFSRGPVSRQTPQPTDRPHITRLVECDKFVLDRWEFMEPVRIGGDNRFHIIAVLHGAADILCDPEQQTLTLGDTILLPADHPRCFFIPDGPSTLVDIYLP encoded by the coding sequence ATGCCGATCCTCTATCCACTGCGTTTTGAGCCAATCTTCCGCCGCTATCTGTGGGGTGGCCGCAAGTTGGCGACGGTGCTCAACAAACCGATCGGCCCCGAAAGCTGCGCAGAAAGCTGGGAAATCGTCGATCGGCCTAACGACCAAAGTCGCGTCTCCATCGGCCCACTCGCCGGCAAGACTCTCGGCGAAATTGTTCGCGACCACGGCGAAGCCCTCTTGGGTAGACATCATCCGCAAACGCAATTTCCGCTTTTACTGAAGTTTCTCGATTGCGAAAAAACGCTCTCAGTACAGGTGCATCCCAGTGACGAACAAGCGGCAAGGCTCACGCCGCCAGATCACGGTAAGACTGAAGCCTGGATCGTCGTATCGGCTGAATCCGACACGCTGATTTATGCCGGCTTGAAACGCGGCTTCGACCGCGGCGCCCTCGAACGCGAACTGAATCGTGGCACCTGCGACCTGTGCTTGCACCGCTTCGAACCTAGTCGCGGCGATTGTATCTTTCTTCAGGCAGGCACCGTCCACGCACTGGGCGCGGGCCTTCTCATGCTAGAAATCCAGCAAAACAGCGACGCCACCTTGCGCATCTTTGACTGGAACCGGCTCGGCCCCGACGGAAAGTCGCGCCCGCTCCATATCGCCCAAGCTCTCGAAGTGATCGATTTTAGTCGCGGCCCCGTGAGCCGGCAAACTCCTCAGCCCACCGACCGCCCTCACATCACTCGGCTCGTCGAGTGCGACAAGTTCGTCCTCGATCGCTGGGAATTCATGGAACCGGTCCGCATCGGCGGCGACAACCGCTTTCACATCATTGCGGTGCTGCACGGCGCGGCAGACATCCTCTGCGACCCCGAACAGCAAACTCTCACCCTCGGCGACACGATCTTGCTCCCCGCCGATCATCCCCGCTGTTTCTTCATCCCGGATGGGCCGTCGACGCTGGTGGATATCTACTTGCCCTAA
- a CDS encoding trypsin-like peptidase domain-containing protein, whose product MLRLRLLRMHCFLLKLMLFVAALMLGGGNSAFAQIDDAEPSAEQREKQYAELAAESVHLQRQANVLRKAVQVARPTVVHIDSEHESAGRYPRRQVEEAGSGTIIEYHGRYYVLTNRHVVKDSRSDKIKIKLADGRIISPVRIWADLQTDVAVIAVDAPRLVSAHIGNSDEIDVGDFVLAVGSPFGLSHSVTFGIISAKGRWNLDGLSESVKYKDFMQTDAAINPGNSGGPLLNLKGEVVGMNTAIASSSGGSEGIGFTIPINVVMNVAKQLIDRDGNVVRAYLGVSLDHLFTTVAATNAGLSRQRGTRISGITANSPAQEAGLQVGDVVLQLNGIPIENDDHLINLVALTEVGREVELVVLRNRETLRIKVKVGDRSTFPQ is encoded by the coding sequence CACTGTTTTCTGTTGAAACTCATGCTTTTTGTAGCCGCACTGATGCTCGGCGGCGGCAATTCCGCGTTCGCTCAAATCGACGACGCCGAGCCCTCGGCCGAGCAGCGCGAAAAGCAGTACGCCGAACTGGCCGCCGAGTCGGTCCACTTGCAGCGCCAAGCCAATGTCTTGCGAAAAGCGGTTCAAGTGGCCAGGCCGACGGTGGTGCATATCGACTCGGAGCACGAGAGCGCTGGCCGCTATCCTCGACGACAGGTCGAAGAGGCTGGCTCGGGAACGATCATCGAATACCACGGCCGCTATTACGTGCTTACAAACCGCCACGTCGTCAAAGATTCTCGATCCGACAAGATCAAGATCAAACTTGCTGACGGCCGGATCATTAGTCCCGTTCGAATCTGGGCCGATCTGCAGACCGACGTGGCGGTCATTGCCGTCGACGCGCCCCGATTGGTGTCAGCTCATATCGGCAACAGCGATGAGATCGATGTCGGCGACTTCGTGCTGGCCGTTGGCAGTCCGTTCGGGCTGAGCCACTCGGTAACCTTCGGCATCATCAGCGCCAAAGGCCGGTGGAATCTGGACGGGCTGAGCGAAAGCGTGAAATATAAGGACTTTATGCAGACCGACGCGGCGATTAACCCCGGCAACAGCGGTGGCCCGCTGCTGAACTTGAAAGGCGAAGTTGTGGGCATGAACACCGCTATCGCCAGCAGTTCTGGCGGCAGCGAGGGGATCGGCTTTACCATTCCAATCAATGTTGTAATGAACGTCGCCAAACAACTCATCGACCGCGACGGCAATGTTGTGCGAGCTTACCTCGGCGTCTCGCTCGATCACCTGTTCACGACGGTGGCGGCAACCAACGCCGGTCTTTCGCGGCAACGCGGGACAAGGATCTCGGGTATCACAGCGAACTCCCCTGCCCAGGAGGCCGGTTTGCAAGTGGGCGACGTCGTGCTCCAATTAAACGGCATTCCGATCGAAAACGACGACCATTTGATCAACCTTGTCGCCCTGACCGAAGTCGGCCGCGAAGTGGAGCTTGTCGTGCTGCGCAATCGTGAAACTCTTCGCATCAAGGTCAAAGTCGGCGACCGCTCGACATTCCCGCAGTAA